The DNA segment TGGATCCCTGGCAGCATTTGCCATCATGGTAGAGCGCCAGTGAGAATCCATTGACACATCGTTTCCGCTTTCATCCTGCAGCCTTGAGTGACACAATGCGCAATTACTGGATCCGGCAAAACTGCCGCTATCAAAACTAACCAGCGCCAACCCTTCGTGATCGGCAACGGGAGTAGTAGGGGGAGTAGTTGTCGGCTCGGTGGATGTGGCGGGAGTAGTGGTTTTATCCCCAGTTCCGCAAGCAGAAATAGTTCCGGCTACCAGAAACAGTGTAACCAGAAAGGCTGTAAATAAGGTAACGTTTTGCCTATTGCGTATTTTCCTCATTGTTTGTTCCTTTCTGCCAACCAGTTGGCAAAATAATGCTAAGATAATAGAGATTAATTCAAAACCAACTAGAAGTCAATTATATTCATATATATTCTTAATAATAACATTTTTTCTTTATTCTATACACAACCTGGCCGAATGCAGCCTGTTATACATTGCTCCGCTGGGAGAAAGCTGGCTGCTCATCAGGCTGATAGTAGCCACCCGAACTTGATTATGTGCTATGTATGCCATGCTGCCAATAACAGATGCTATTGTTTGCTGCATTACAGGTGTTATTCCTTGTCTTGCTCTTGCCAAAGTCAAATGGGGTGCGAACCGACGCTTTGCCGGCTCAAATCCCAACTCAACCATATTTGCTTCAACCTCTCCAGCAAGCATTTGCAATCTACCCAGTTCACCAGTCAGCCCCACCCATAAAACCTGAGCCCGGCTCAATGCCGGAAAAGCTCCCAATCCCTTGAAGCCAATTTCAAAGGGATTGAACTGACGCGACACAACATCCAGCTTGTCAGCTATACTATCAGCTTTCGCCCGATTACTGTAACCAAGGAATTTTAAAGTTATATGCAGGCTTTGGGGAGATGCCCATTTTAAATCATCAAGA comes from the Dehalococcoidales bacterium genome and includes:
- the thpR gene encoding RNA 2',3'-cyclic phosphodiesterase, which encodes MESLRLFVAIELPDDTKTELGRLQKALQQQGLDDLKWASPQSLHITLKFLGYSNRAKADSIADKLDVVSRQFNPFEIGFKGLGAFPALSRAQVLWVGLTGELGRLQMLAGEVEANMVELGFEPAKRRFAPHLTLARARQGITPVMQQTIASVIGSMAYIAHNQVRVATISLMSSQLSPSGAMYNRLHSARLCIE